In Streptomyces venezuelae, the sequence CGCACGTGAGGTGGATCACCCTGGCGTTTGCGCGGGCGAATGCCGGGCATCGGCGCTGCTGGAGCGGAACTATGCCCTCCGACCCCCGGGGTGGAGGGCATGGCGCACACCCGGGCAGATCCCGTCCCGCTCCACGGCCCGCCGGTACACCGGCGCGTGCCGTCCTTGGTACGACCCGTGAGGTGTATGTGTCCACGCTCCAGGCCGAGCACGTCTACAAGGTGTTCGGGAGGCGCCCCGCCGACAGCGCAGCCGCCGTCCGCAAGCTCGAAAACGGCGCAGACCGCGACGAGTTGCGCGCCGACGGGACCACTGCTGCCGTGATCGACGCCTCCTTCGACGTCCGGCCCGGCCAGATCTTCGTCGTCATGGGCCTGTCCGGATCGGGCAAGTCCACCCTGCTGCGCATGCTGAACGGCCTGCTGGAACCCACCGCGGGACGCATCCTCTTCGGCGGCCAGGACCTCACCGCGCTGAGTGCGAGCGAGCTGCGCCACGTACGGTCGAAGAAGATCTCCATGGTCTTCCAGCACTTCGCGCTGTTCCCGCACCGCAACGTGCTGGAGAACGCCGGCTACGGACTGGAGGTACAGGGCGTGCCCCGCCCCGAGCGGGAGCGGCGGGCCGCCGAGGCCCTGGCCCTGTGCGGACTGGAAGGCTGGGAGAAGTCCTGGCCCGACGAGCTCTCCGGCGGCATGCAGCAGCGGGTGGGCCTCGCCCGGGCCCTGGCCACCGACGCCGACCTCCTGCTGATGGACGAGTCCTTCAGCGCACTGGACCCGCTGATCCGCCGTGACATGCAGGACCAGCTGCTGGAGCTCCAGCGGAGCCTGAAGAAGACCATCGTCTTCATCACCCACGACCTCAACGAGGCCATGCGCCTCGGCGACGGCATCGCCGTCATGCGCGACGGCCGCATCGTCCAGCAGGGCACCGCCGAGGACATCCTCACCCGCCCCGCCGACGACTACGTCGCCTCCTTCGTCCAGGACGTGGACCGCTCCCGGGTCCTGACGGCCGACGCCGTCATGGACGGTCCGGAGCCGGCCGCCGACGCCTGCGACTGCCCCACCGTCACCGCCGGGACCCCGCTCGCCGACCTGTGCGCCGTCAGCGTCCGCGTCCCGCACGCGGTCACCGTCACCGGAGCGGACGGCTCCGTCATCGGCTCCGTCCCCCAGGACCGCCTCATCGCCTTCATCGGCGACGAGCAACGGCCCCCGATGTACTGCGCGGAGGTGGCCGCCTGATGCCCCGCCTCCATCTCGGCAACTGGGTCGACAGCGGAGTCGACTTCCTCCAGAGCCACCTGTCCTGGCTGTTCGAGGCCGTCAGCGCCGTCGTCACCGGCCTCTACGACGGCATCGACGCCGTCCTCTCCGCTCCCGCCCCGCTGCTCTTCGCGGGCATCCTCGCGGTCGGTGCCTGGTGGCTGCGCGGACTGCTGGCCGGCCTGCTCGCCTTCGCGGGCTTCGCGCTGGTGGACTCCCTCGGCCTGTGGGAGGACGCCATGTCCACCCTGTCCCTGGTCCTGGTCGCCACCCTCGTCACCCTGCTGTTCGCGATCCCGCTGGGCATCTGGGCCTCCAGATCCGACCGCGTCAGCGCACTGCTGCGGCCGGTCCTGGACTTCATGCAGACCATGCCGGCCATGGTCTACCTGATCCCCGGCATCATCTTCTTCGGGGTGGGCGTGGTGCCCGGCATCATCGCGACCATCATCTTCTCGCTGCCGCCGGGCGTGCGGATGACCGAGCTCGGCATCCGCCAGGTCGACGGGGAACTGGTCGAGGCCGCCGAGGCCTTCGGCACCAGCCCGCGCGACACGCTCGTACGCGTCCAGCTCCCGTTGGCCCTGCCCACCGTCATGGCGGGCGTCAACCAGGTCATCATGCTGGGCCTGTCCATGGTCGTCATCGCCGGCATGGTCGGCGGCGGCGGACTCGGCGGCGCCGTGTACAAGGCCATCGGCAACGTCGACATCGGCCTCGGATTCGAGGCAGGCGTCTCCATCGTCATCCTCGCCATGTACCTGGACCGGATGACCGGCGCGCTCGGCCGCCAGGTCTCCCCGATCGGCCGCCGTACGCTCGCCAAGGCGCGGGCCGCCGCGACGGGCGCCGCCAAGCTGTGGAACCACCGCCCGCAGCCCGCGTA encodes:
- a CDS encoding glycine betaine/L-proline ABC transporter ATP-binding protein, giving the protein MSTLQAEHVYKVFGRRPADSAAAVRKLENGADRDELRADGTTAAVIDASFDVRPGQIFVVMGLSGSGKSTLLRMLNGLLEPTAGRILFGGQDLTALSASELRHVRSKKISMVFQHFALFPHRNVLENAGYGLEVQGVPRPERERRAAEALALCGLEGWEKSWPDELSGGMQQRVGLARALATDADLLLMDESFSALDPLIRRDMQDQLLELQRSLKKTIVFITHDLNEAMRLGDGIAVMRDGRIVQQGTAEDILTRPADDYVASFVQDVDRSRVLTADAVMDGPEPAADACDCPTVTAGTPLADLCAVSVRVPHAVTVTGADGSVIGSVPQDRLIAFIGDEQRPPMYCAEVAA
- a CDS encoding ABC transporter permease/substrate binding protein, which produces MPRLHLGNWVDSGVDFLQSHLSWLFEAVSAVVTGLYDGIDAVLSAPAPLLFAGILAVGAWWLRGLLAGLLAFAGFALVDSLGLWEDAMSTLSLVLVATLVTLLFAIPLGIWASRSDRVSALLRPVLDFMQTMPAMVYLIPGIIFFGVGVVPGIIATIIFSLPPGVRMTELGIRQVDGELVEAAEAFGTSPRDTLVRVQLPLALPTVMAGVNQVIMLGLSMVVIAGMVGGGGLGGAVYKAIGNVDIGLGFEAGVSIVILAMYLDRMTGALGRQVSPIGRRTLAKARAAATGAAKLWNHRPQPAYAVGGAVVLALVAGGLNTFGGTGADEGPAGAANIGKGRTLSVGYIPWDEGIASTFLWKELLERRGYKVDARQLEAGALYTGLAGGQLDFQTDSWLPVTHAQYWEKYGNKLEDLGSWYGPTSLELSVPSYVKDVRSLADLKGKADRFKGRIIGIEPSAGEMSILKDKVLKDYGLDGEYKVVDGSTPGMLAELKRAYEKKEPVAVVLWSPHWAYSSYELTKLEDPKGAWGKGDGIHTLARKGFGEDEPKVAEWLKSFKLTEEQLTGLEAKIQETGKGKEQQAVRAWLQDHPEIDRLA